The following are encoded in a window of Maylandia zebra isolate NMK-2024a linkage group LG5, Mzebra_GT3a, whole genome shotgun sequence genomic DNA:
- the LOC101465939 gene encoding adenosine receptor A1-like codes for MKEEDTIYTVVEVLIAVICCLGNMLVILALWISRNIQQTTFCLIVSLAVADFLVGCVAIPLAVVVDERVKTSFKTCLFISCVVILLTFVSVLCLAAIAVDRFLRVCIPIRYKRTVTHRLSCCVVAACWLAAIPLSFTPMFGWHENETLNYTTCKFTDVIPMSYLVYFNFFLCTLTPLLVMTALYIYVFCTIRRSLRDKPGSHARNSYNYLRKEKQLAGSLFLVLALFALCWLPLHIMNCIQHFGNSEVPKQAFNVGIVLSHANSAVNPVVYAFKIQKIKRAYLKIWKECISCGTEKQESQISQTTDKSSSNNDSLAQNE; via the exons ATGAAGGAGGAAGACACTATTTATACCGTGGTGGAAGTGCTCATTGCCGTTATTTGCTGTCTGGGTAACATGCTGGTAATTTTGGCCCTTTGGATCAGTagaaacattcagcagacaaccTTCTGCCTTATTGTCTCGCTGGCTGTGGCTGATTTTCTAGTAGGTTGCGTGGCAATACCATTGGCTGTAGTGGTGGATGAACGAGTGAAGACTTCATTCAAGACCTGTctcttcatcagctgtgtgGTCATCCTGCTGACTTTTGTTTCAGTTCTGTGCCTTGCAGCTATTGCTGTAGACCGTTTCCTTCGGGTGTGTATCCCTATCAG GTACAAAAGGACTGTAACACACAGACTCTCTTGTTGTGTGGTAGCAGCATGTTGGCTTGCTGCAATTCCTCTCAGCTTTACTCCTATGTTTGGATGGCACGAGAATGAAACTTTAAATTATACAACTTGCAAGTTTACAGATGTCATCCCAATGTCATACCTGGTTTATTTCAACTTTTTTCTCTGCACATTGACGCCTCTGTTGGTAATGACTGCTTTATACATCTATGTGTTTTGCACAATCAGAAGAAGCCTTCGAGACAAACCAGGGAGCCATGCCCGAAATTCTTACAATTACttaaggaaagagaaacagctggcGGGATCTCTGTTTCTGGTACTGGCCTTGTTTGCCCTGTGCTGGCTCCCTCTCCACATAATGAACTGTATTCAGCACTTTGGAAATAGTGAGGTACCAAAACAAGCTTTTAATGTTGGGATTGTGCTCTCTCATGCTAACTCAGCTGTCAACCCAGTTGTCTATGcattcaaaatacaaaaaatcaaAAGAGCATATCTAAAGATCTGGAAAGAGTGCATTTCATGTGGAACAGAAAAGCAGGAATCACAGATAAGCCAGACAACAGACAAGTCCAGCAGTAACAATGATAGTCTGGCCCAAAATGAATGA
- the LOC101465248 gene encoding tubby-related protein 3, whose product MSAEKKPKKKKEEANGTTEAKLNGIETKPKKAKTKKNEDVAKEDSSAIQNGKKVKKKKLEKDKEEPEKERQTKKKAKSAPKKKKDSDSDDDDEEDGEDTKKTKKKTTKDSSPPASSTREKKTKTKDDKDSDGKEKKSKSKEKDKKKEPASMFQINEDKNSKSKKKAAKSESDDSEEETKSTRSKKKSNSGSASMFQTSADKDKDKKTKKKAKADESNDSESEKEEKTKKKKGKGKKKKERSPSPEIEFDNLEKFVMEPAPQGVTVKCRVTRDQRGMDKSLYPLYYLHLDNEKKTFLLAGRKRKKSTTSNYLISIDATDLSRGGENFVGKLRSNLMGTKFTVFDNAVNPEKALPDMSNARQELAGIIYETNVLGIKGPRRMTVIIPGMSKDNERVPLRPRNECDGLLIRFQNRRMENLIELHNKTPVWNEETASHVLNFNGRVTQASIKNFQIVHNKDLDYIVMQFGRIADDIFTLDYNYPLCAVQAFAIALSSFDGKIACE is encoded by the exons ATGTCTGCAGAGAAG aaaccaaaaaagaagaaagaagaggcCAATGGTACAACAGAAGCCAAGCTGAATGGAATTGAGACCAAGCCCAAAAAAGCTAAGACAAAGAAGAATGAAGATGTAGCCAAAGAGGACAGTTCTGCCATTCAGA ATGGgaagaaagtgaagaaaaagaagctagaaaaagacaaagaggaaccagaaaaggaaagacagactaaaaagaaagcaaaaagtgctccaaaaaagaaaaaag ATTCAGACTCAGATGATGACGATGAAGAGGACGGTGAAGATACtaagaaaactaagaaaaaaacaaccaaggaTAGTTCTCCACCTGCAAGTTCCACCCGAGAgaagaaaactaaaactaaag aTGACAAAGATTctgatggaaaagaaaaaaaatccaagtcaaaggaaaaagacaagaagaaggAACCAGCTTCAATGTTCCAgataaatgaagacaaaaactcaaaaagcaaaaagaaag CGGCCAAATCGGAAAGTGAtgacagtgaagaagaaacaaagtCAACCAGATCAAAGAAAAAATCCAACTCCGGCTCTGCATCGATGTTTCAAACATCAGCAGATAAGGACAAAGacaagaagacaaagaaaaaag caaAGGCAGACGAAAGCAATGATTCTGaatcagaaaaagaagaaaaaacaaagaagaagaagggcaaagggaagaagaaaaaa GAGCGCTCTCCCTCACCTGAAATTGAATTTGACAACTTGGAGAAGTTTGTAATGGAGCCAGCTCCGCAGGGTGTGACTGTGAAATGCAGAGTGACTCGGGATCAGAGAGGGATGGATAAGAGCCTCTACCCTTTGTATTACCTTCATCTAGACAATGAAAAAAAG aCGTTTCTACTGGCTGGacggaagagaaagaaaagtacaACTTCAAATTACCTCATCTCCATCGATGCCACAGATTTATCAAGAGGAGGCGAGAATTTTGTGGGAAAGCTGAG GTCAAATTTAATGGGGACTAAGTTCACTGTGTTTGACAACGCTGTGAATCCTGAAAAAGCTCTTCCAGACATGTCTAATGCTCGGCAAGAGTTAGCAGGCATCATCTAT GAAACCAATGTCTTGGGAATAAAAGGACCCAGAAGGATGACTGTCATCATTCCAGGAATGAGCAAAGACAACGAGCGAGTACCCCTCCGACCAAGAAAT GAATGCGATGGCTTGCTGATAAGATTCCAAAACAGAAGGATGGAAAATCTGATCGAGCTTCACAACAAGACGCCTGTGTGGAACGAAGAGACGGCATCTCATGTGCTAAACTTCAATGGCAGGGTCACCCAAGCCTCCATCAAGAACTTCCAGATCGTCCACAACAAAGATC tggACTACATTGTGATGCAATTTGGACGAATAGCTGATGACATTTTCACACTGGATTACAACTACCCGCTGTGCGCTGTGCAGGCCTTTGCCATCGCACTTTCCAGCTTTGATGGCAAAATCGCTTGTGAATAA